The following proteins come from a genomic window of Natronosalvus vescus:
- a CDS encoding amino acid-binding protein has product MFDEIMEKFEGSPSQQAVIRLLLERGFSVNDDGRVVSGGIEIPNTGIAREIDVDRRVVDSTTDVILEDPELRRIFQNISQVPSLMDLAPVLDLTVLSVEVSDAEQQGIVAAVTGVLADHDISIRQTISEDPEFTDEPRLHLVTDQDLPGNVITDIRELAFVRRLELQ; this is encoded by the coding sequence ATGTTCGACGAGATCATGGAGAAATTCGAGGGATCGCCCAGTCAACAGGCGGTGATCCGATTGCTCCTCGAGCGCGGCTTCTCGGTTAACGACGACGGACGGGTCGTCTCTGGCGGTATCGAAATCCCAAACACTGGCATCGCCCGCGAGATCGACGTCGATCGGCGCGTCGTCGATTCCACGACGGACGTCATCCTCGAGGATCCGGAGTTGCGACGGATCTTTCAGAACATCTCGCAGGTGCCGAGTCTGATGGATCTGGCCCCCGTGCTCGACCTGACGGTGCTATCCGTCGAGGTCAGCGACGCCGAACAGCAGGGAATCGTCGCCGCGGTGACCGGGGTGCTCGCCGATCACGACATCTCGATCCGCCAGACGATCAGCGAGGATCCGGAGTTCACCGACGAGCCACGGCTCCACCTCGTCACCGATCAGGATCTCCCGGGGAACGTGATCACCGACATTCGGGAGCTGGCGTTCGTTCGCCGCCTCGAGTTGCAATAG
- a CDS encoding N-acetylmuramoyl-L-alanine amidase, with protein MDVNRRQLLKAAGLSVGAGGVVAASTTAAAAEEPVDQWRPADSSNYSASNRGVNDINWIVIHYTVGSYGGAINWFQNPDANVSAHYVVRNSDGHTTKMVDESDVAWHAAGFNSNSIGIEHEWVEGQDGFTDALYQRSAAIIDYLAETYDIPKNYYTSHTAPCNASGGIIGHMHTPTDSYCSSSNSTSCPGPYDPDKLQQYLGDGDGGDSTFEMDQAVHTTADLNAREQPGTDSPIVATMPEGSAGRVVNGPESADGYTWWGLHFHAENVWAWCAEPWLEACPTFCHGTYVESTGDLNVRSGPSVNDTVRSTVPEGTRGVVTQGPQNADGYQWWYVEWNDGSEGWSVVDYLQTA; from the coding sequence ATGGATGTTAACAGGCGACAACTCCTGAAAGCCGCCGGCCTCTCGGTCGGCGCTGGTGGCGTCGTAGCGGCAAGCACCACGGCGGCCGCAGCTGAGGAACCGGTCGATCAGTGGCGACCCGCGGACTCGAGCAACTACTCCGCGTCGAACCGAGGCGTGAACGACATCAACTGGATCGTGATCCACTACACGGTCGGTTCGTACGGGGGTGCGATCAACTGGTTCCAGAACCCGGACGCGAACGTCTCGGCCCACTACGTCGTCCGAAACTCGGACGGCCACACGACGAAGATGGTCGACGAATCCGACGTCGCCTGGCACGCCGCCGGCTTCAACTCGAACTCGATCGGGATCGAACACGAGTGGGTCGAGGGCCAGGACGGCTTCACCGACGCGCTCTATCAACGCTCGGCGGCGATCATCGACTACCTGGCCGAGACCTACGACATACCGAAAAACTACTACACGAGTCACACGGCCCCCTGTAACGCCAGCGGCGGCATCATCGGCCACATGCACACCCCGACAGATAGCTACTGCTCGAGTTCGAACTCGACGTCCTGTCCGGGGCCGTACGATCCCGACAAGTTACAGCAGTACCTCGGTGATGGCGACGGTGGCGACAGCACCTTCGAGATGGATCAGGCGGTTCACACCACTGCCGACCTCAACGCCCGCGAACAGCCCGGTACCGACTCGCCCATCGTCGCCACGATGCCCGAGGGCTCGGCCGGTCGGGTCGTCAACGGCCCCGAGTCGGCCGACGGCTACACCTGGTGGGGGCTGCACTTCCATGCGGAGAACGTCTGGGCCTGGTGTGCCGAGCCGTGGCTCGAGGCCTGCCCGACGTTCTGTCACGGCACTTACGTCGAGTCAACGGGCGACCTGAACGTCCGTTCGGGGCCGAGCGTCAACGACACCGTCCGGTCGACGGTTCCTGAGGGAACCCGCGGCGTCGTCACCCAGGGGCCACAGAACGCCGACGGCTACCAGTGGTGGTACGTCGAGTGGAACGACGGCTCGGAGGGGTGGTCGGTCGTGGACTATCTGCAGACGGCCTGA
- a CDS encoding DUF5518 domain-containing protein has product MTSWRAVGIGFLVIVVLSVLGVAAPGLGQLTAGLVGGFVAGYLAGGGLGSGFWHGLLAGSLGGIVGGLILALVVGLVGFALGPAGAAISSVLGASIFAFAVIVAFVMALESAVAGALGGLLNP; this is encoded by the coding sequence ATGACCAGCTGGAGAGCAGTCGGCATCGGTTTTCTCGTGATCGTCGTCCTCAGCGTACTCGGCGTCGCCGCCCCCGGACTCGGCCAGCTCACCGCCGGCCTCGTCGGCGGCTTCGTCGCGGGCTACCTCGCCGGGGGCGGCCTCGGTTCGGGGTTCTGGCACGGCCTCCTCGCGGGCTCGCTCGGTGGCATCGTCGGCGGACTGATCCTGGCGCTCGTCGTCGGGCTCGTCGGCTTCGCGCTCGGTCCGGCCGGTGCCGCCATCTCGAGCGTCCTCGGGGCCAGCATCTTCGCCTTCGCCGTGATCGTGGCGTTCGTCATGGCGCTCGAGAGCGCCGTCGCTGGGGCGCTCGGCGGCCTGCTCAATCCGTGA